The Natrinema caseinilyticum genomic sequence ACCTGATCGACAACTGCCTCCAGGCGCTCGCGTACGAACGAACGGATCGCTACGACGCGGCCGATACGAGCGACGCGTTCTCGCGGTTCGAAAACGTAGACGAGTTCTTCGCGACGGCAGCACCGCGGATCCGGACGGAGATTGGCGACGCGCTGTTCGAGACGATCAAAGCGCGATACGAACGGGAGATCGGTCGAGACTGTCAGCTGTAGCACCGGGTCACGGTTCCGCGGGGGCGCCCTCGCGGACGTTCACCGCCATCCCCGTCTCGAAGTCGAGAATCGCGTCGGCGGCGAGCTGTGCCGTTCCGACCGCGAGCAATTCGCCGCGCTCGTGGACGACCAGCACCTCGTCACCCGGTCGGATCTCCGCGCCGGCTTCGAGGACGAACTTCGCGAACACGTTCTTCTCGTCGCGGACGAACGGCTCGCTCTCGTCGTCGACCACGACCCGATAGGCCGGTGGGGCGAGGCCGGCGTGGAGACGGCGCCCGCCCTCGAGTCCCAGGGTGAAACGGCCGTCGGTGCCGAACGAGACGATGCGGCCCGCCTCCGCGTGGATTTGCTGTGGACGGCCGGAGGTCGTCCGCTTGATCGTTAGCGAGTCCGCCGGCGGGAAGAGTGCGTCACCCGCGCCCGCGCCGAACTGATAGTCGGCGATGGTCCGGAGGTCGGGAAGTCCGGCGTGTCCGTCCGATGGGTCGCTCATCGGCCGGAGTTGGACCCGGTGGGTCGAAAGCCCTTCGACCTGACTGCGTCGGTAGTGGTACCTCGTTGCTTTCGAAGTGGTCCGTGTGAGCCACTGTTCCGGCGGAAATCGGAACGGCCACATCCGTTCGGTATCGGCTCGCCATGATCAGAGATAGTGACTGTTATACTATCCGAACTTCAATTGCCGTCAGCGATGGACGTTACTCAGATCGGTCTCGGGGTTGCCTTGCTCGTCCTCGGCACCCTGACGCTCATCGGCCCGGCCACGTTCGTCACGGGACCGTTCGTCTACCTCCTGGCGGGTGCGTCACTCTTCGTCACGGGGTATGCGCTCGTGATCGGACTCTCACAGAACAGACAGCCAAATTAGGCGACGGTTCCGTTCCAGTCGCGTTTTTGGTCCGTCCCCATCGTTCGCCGATTTCGAACCCGATAGCGTCCGATCCCGGTCGATCACGGTGGTGTCTTCGGGTTCGCTCAGAGCAGGAACGTCTCGTGGCGATCGCCGAGGTCGAGGAACGAATCGGCTTCGGCGATCAGTTCTTCGGCCGTCGAGGACTCGAACGCCATCACCTCGACGCGGACGCCTTCGTGGCGCAGGTGCGAACAGAGCCGGGAAAAGTCGCCGTCGCCCGTACAGAGGACCATCGTGTCGACGTGGTTCGCGAGCGTCACCGCGTCCAGGCTCATCCCGACGTCCCAGTCCGCCTTTTTCGTCCCGTCCGCGAACCGCTTGATGTCCTTGATCTTCGGCTCGAAGCCGATGTCGACGAGCGCCTCGAAGAAGCTCTCCTCTTCGGGCGCCTCCGCGCGAATGACGTACGCGATCGCACGGGTGAGTTGGCGGTCCTGAACCGCCTTCTCGAGCAGGGCGGAGTAGTCGATGTTGCGGCTGTGGAGGCTCTGTGCAGTGTGGTAGAGGTTCTGAGCGTCGACGAGGACGGCGACGCGCTGACCGGGGTGAATTTCCGTCACGTATCACGATATCGGGGACGAGCGTAAAAAATTTCGTCGGTCGGTCCCGATCGATCGTGATCGGGCACGATCCGAACGAGCCTACCCGCGGAGCTTCTCGATTCGTTTCTCCATCGGCGGGTGCGTCGCGAACACCTTCTCGAGAAGCGACCGGTCGGCGTTGAAGATACACAGCGCGCTCACGCTGTCGTCGAGTTGTGACTCGCGACCCTGTGACCCCTGAGAAATCTTCTCGAGGGCGCGAGCGAGCGGGTCGCCGCTGCCGATGTACTGGCTGGCGTCGTCGTCGGCGACGTATTCGCGGTATCGCGAGATTGCGAGGACGAAGATCATCACGAGCATCTGTGCGACGTTCGAGATGATCATGCCGACGAAGATACTGCCGATGTTGCGTTCGCCGCCGAACATGTACACCATGTACGCGACCCACCCGACCATCATCGCGATGGAACTGCCGAGGACCATCGCGAGGACGTCCCGGTTCTTGATGTGGGCGAGTTCGTGCGCGATCACGCCCTCGAGTTCGTCACGCTGGAGTAGAGTCAGGAGTTCCGTCGAGACGACGACGACACCGTTGCCCTTCCGGCCGGTCGCGAAGGCGTTGGGGACCCCCATCTGCATGACCATCAGTTTCGGTTTGTCGATACCCATGTCCTGGCACAGCGATTCGGTCATTCGGTGGACGTCGCGATACTGCCCTTCTTCGGGCATCTCTTCTGCGCGTCTGGTCGCCGACCAGGTCCCGATCTTGTACTGGATTACCGGGAGCACAAGCAGCCCCAGCAGGACGAGCGGCCACGCCCCGAACCCGAACATCGCGAGGCCGAACGCTCCGACGAGCATGTAGAAGGCGAACAGAATCGAGCCGACGACCGCCATTCGAACCTTCAGGCCGAAGTCAGTCATAGGGAACTGTACGTACCGAACGTGGATAAATGACGTGAAATTGTATGTTACTTCTCGACACCTGAGCCGGCCCGGCACAGCAGTGGCGCTCGGTCGAAGTCACAACGAATAAGTCAGTTCGGCCTCGTGTGGGGTATATGCGCCGCGTCGCTCACTCGGCCGTCGGAACCGTCGTGAGCGGCGCCAGCCCTCGTTTTTCGAAACGTAAACGCGCGTGAGAGTGCTCGAGGCGGGAGTGGCACCCCCGTCCCGGGCGCGATTCGATCGCTCACAGTTGCGTTCCACCGACCACGACCACCCACCGATCGGAACCGATACACCCTACCGATTGGGGGCTCATACACGACTCAACGACACCACATCACACCATGACAGCAATCGACCTATCGGGCGTCTTCCCGGCGATGTGTACGCCCTTCGACGAGGACGAACGGATCGACTTCGAAACGCTTCAGACCGACGCTCAGCGGCTCGAGGCCGCGGGCGTCGACGGGCTCGTTCCCGTCGGCTCCACCGGGGAGTCCGCGACCCTGACACACGACGAACACGTCCGCGTCGTCGAGGCGGTCATCGAGGCCGTCGACGACGTGCCCGTCATCGCGGGGACCGGTTCGAACAACACCCGCGAGGCGCTCGAGCTCTCCGAACGCGCCGCCGAGGCCGACGCGGACGGCCTCCTGCTCATCTCGCCGTATTACAACAAGCCGGAACAGCGCGGCCTGGTCGAGCACTTCCGAACGATCGCGGACGCCGTCGATCTCCCGCAGATCGTCTACAACGTCCCGTCGCGGACGGGCCGAAACATCGAGCCGGACACGGCCGTCGAGCTGGCGAGCCACGAGAACATCGCGGGATACAAGGCCGCGAGCGGCGACCTTGGACAGATCGGCGAGATAACCGAGCGCACGACGGACGAGGACTTCGCGGTCCTCTCGGGCGACGACGCGCTCACCCTGCCGGTCATCTCGGTCGGCGGGACCGGTACGATCAGCGTCGCCGCCAACGTCGAACCCGAACTGACCTGCGCGATGGTCGGCGCAGCGCTCGACGGCGATTACGAGCGCGCCCGGCGGCTTCACCACGAACTCGGCCCGCTGTTCCGCGAACTCTTCGTGGAGACCAATCCGATTCCGGTCAAGGAGGCCATGGAGATCCGGGGCTACGGTCCCGCTCGCATGCGCTCGCCGCTGACGCGCCTGGCCGACGAGTACCGCGAGGGGCTCGAGGCCGTTCTCGCCGACTTAGAGCGCGATACGACCGCGGTCGTCGACGCCGCGGAGGGGGATCGATGACGGTACGGCTCGGCGTCACCGGCGCGACGGGCCGGATGGGCCGGGAAGTGATCGCCGCCGCGACGGCCCGCGAGGACTGCGAGGTGGTCTTCGCCGTCAACCGTCGGCCGGACGAGGAGACCGTCGACGGCGTCGAGGTCGAATCCGCGGCCGAGTTCGACTCGCTGGTGGTCGACCGCGAGCCGTCAGTCGTGATCGATTTCACGGGACCGGAGTCCGCTGTCGACTACGCCGAGGCCTGCGCCGACGCGGGCGTCGCGTTCGTCACCGGGACGACCGGCTTCGACGACGACGGCCGCGAGGCGCTCGAGGCCGCGGCCGAGGACGTGGCCGTCCTCCACGCGCCGAACTTCGCCCGCGGCGTTCGGGCGCTGGTAAACGCCGTCGGCGAGGCGGTGCGAAACCTGCCGGGCTACGACGTCGAACTCGTCGAGACCCACCACAACGGAAAGCGCGACGCGCCGAGTGGCACCGCGAACCGGCTGCTCTCCGAGATCGAGGCCAACGGGGACTTCACCGACCGCACGCACGGTCGCGAAGGCGACGCCCCGCGCGAGACCGGCGAGATCGGCGTCCACGCGCTGCGCGCCGGTGACATCACCGGTGAACACGAAGTCGTTCTCGCGGGCAACCACGAGGAGGTCAGACTCACCCACCGCGCCGAGGACCGCGGCGTCTTCGCCGCGGGAGCGGTCGACGCGGCGGTCTGGATCGCTGGACAGAAGGCGGGCAGCTACGACTTTGCGGACGTGATCGCAGAATGAGCGCACTCGAGACCGATATCGGCGAGCTGTGGGAGCGGAAACAGAACGACGCCATCAGTGCCGAGACCGCCGGCAAAGACGAGTACGCGACCCTGGACGCCTTCCTCGACGCCCTCGAGGACGGCGAGATCCGCGCCGCCGAGAAACACGGCGGTTCGTGGGAGGCAAACGAGTGGGTCAAACGGGGCATCCTGCTCAACTTCGGCCTGCGCGCGACCGAACCTCGCGAGTACGGTGGCGTCACGTACAACGACGTCCTTCCGCTTGCCGACTCGAGCGGGTACGGCGATCGCGGCAGCCGAAATACGCCGGACGGCACCGTCGTCCGCCGCGGGGCGAACGTCGGGTCGGACTGCATTCTGATGAGCCCCGCGTTCGTCAACGTCGGCGCTCGCGTCGGCGACGGCACCCTGGTCGACTCGTGTGATACGGTGGGCTCTTGCGCCCAGATCGGCGACAACGTCAAACTCGGCGCGAACCTCCTCATCGGGGGCGTCTTGGAGCCGGTCGAGAACGCGCCGGTCATCGTCGAGGACGACGTCTCGCTGGGCGCCGGCTGCCGGGTCACCAGCGGCTTCGTCGTCGGCGAGAACAGCGTCGTCGGCGAGAACACCCTCCTGACGCCGCGCATTCCGGTCTACGACCTCGTCGAGGACGAGATTCTCTACGGCGAACTGCCCGCCGACCGGCGCGCGTTCACCCGCTTCGTGGAATCCTCGATCGGCGACCACGACCTCTTCGACGGCGGCGCGTACAAGCCCGCCGTCGTCGCGACGGATCTGGAGACCGAGACGCTCGAGGCGACCGAACGCGAGGACGCGCTGCGGGAGTAGGCGTGTCACCGGCGGTCGGATCTCGAACGAACAGGGTCTCGCAGTCGGTGTGGGGAAGATGTCGATTTTTGAGGGAGGATTTTTGTCTGTTCCCCTCGTAGTGGGATCAGAATGAGCAAACGGGCTAAAGCCGACGATCGGGGCCGAATCGTCATTCCGCACGAGATCCGTGAGAAACACGGCGATCGATACCGCGTCGTCGAACTCGACGATCGAGTCGAACTGATCCCGCTGAAAGACGACCCGATCGAGGGCCTCCGAGACGCCGTCGGTGATGCCTTCGACGACAAATCGATCGACGAGATCAAGCGAGCGGCGCACGAGACCGCTCGAGAAGACGCGATAGACGACGTGCGTGAGTAGTATTCGATGATCTACGCCGATACGGATTTTTTCATCGCACTCGTAAAAGACGACGATTGGCTCCAGGATCGGGCGGCCGAGATCGCCCTCGAGAACGAGGGAGAGATCTACACCTCGCGGGCGACGCTGCTCGAGTTGCTCGTGATCTCGGACAGATTCGAGTTCGATCGGATGGAAGCGCTCACCTACGCGCTCGAGATTGCAGCGGTCCCCGAAGACGAAGACGTCCTGTTCCAGGCGGCGGACTACATGGAGCAGGACGAACTCACCGCGTTCGACGCGTACCACGTCGCCTACGCGGACGAAGATCCCCTCGTCTCGTCGGACAAATCGTTCGACGATGTAACGGACGGGAGGATCGCGATCGAAGCGGTCGAACTCGAGTAGCCGAGACGGAACCCAAACGCTTGAATCCTCGCGGTGACTTGGAATCGACAATGACTGACGCTGCGGTTTCGCCGCCCGTCCGCCGCCTCTCCGACTGGGACGCGGCCGAACTCGAGTCCCTCGCCGACGAGTACGAGACGCCGCTGTACGTCCTCGACCTCGAGCGCGTCCGGGAGAACTACCGGCGGGTCGACGCGGCCTTTCCCGACGCCGAGATCCTCTACGCGCTCAAGGCGAATGCGCTGGGAGACGTTCTCAGGGCGCTTCGCGAGGAGGGCGCCGGCCTCGAGTGTGCCTCCGCGGGCGAGGCCCAGCGGGCACTCGAGGCGGGTGCGACGGGTGCCGACGTCCACTACACGGCGGTCAATCCGCCCGCGCGGGATCTCGACTGGGTCGTCGACGCCTGGGCGGATCACCCGGAACTGACGGTCACGGCGGGCTCCGAAGACACGATTTCCCGCCTCGCCGACCGCGGCTACGACGGCCGGCTCTGTCTCCGGGTCAACCCCGGTATCGGCGCCGGACACCACGCAAAAGTACGGACGGGCGCGGCCGCGAAGTTCGGCGTCCCGGCCGAACGCGCGGTCGACGTGCTCGAAGATGCCACAGAGCGCGACTTCGACGTCGTCGGGATCCACGCCCACGTCGGCTCCGGCGTCTCGAGCGATCAACTCGCCGCTCACCGAGAGTTCGTCGCGCGGATGGGCGACCTCGCCAGACGCGTGGACGCTGCGATCGGCGGCGACGGCCTCGAGTTCGTCGACGTCGGCGGCGGCTTCGGCGTGCCGTATCACGAGGACGAGGAGCCGTTGGACCTCGAGTCGGTCGCGGAGGCGACGCGAGAGGCCATCGGCGAGATCGACGCCCGGCTCGCAGTCGAGCCGGGCCGTTACTTCGTCGCCGACGCGGGCGTCCTTCTGACCGGCGTAAACACGGTCAAGCGGGCTCGAGAGACGACCGTCACCGGCGTCGACGCGGGAATGACGACGCTGCTGCGCCCGGCGATGTACGACGCCTATCACCCGATCCGGAACCTGACGGCCGACGTGGACACCGACGGAGTCGACTCGAGCGATGCGGCGGTTCGCGAGCCGATTCCACAGACAGTAGCCGGACCGATCTGCGAGAGCGGCGACGTGTTCTGTTCGGACCGCGACCTTCCGGCGAGCGAACGCGGTGACGTCCTCGCGATCGGCAACGCCGGGGCCTACGGCTACGAGATGGCGAGCCAGTACAACTCCCGGCCGCGACCCGCGTCGGTCGTCCTCGACGGCGACGCGGTTTTTCTCTCGCGACGCCGAGAGACCGTCGACGACGTCACCCGGCTCGAGCGCGAGACCCGAACGAAGCGCGGGCCTCGCACGGACGACCGGTGAGGAACGAAGTCGACCGGTGAGGAACGAACCGAGAGCGGGACGTGTGAACGAGGAGCGGGTCTCGAGAGAGCGGCCGGCGAGCGACGGATTCAAGGCGGAACCGAACCGAGGGGTAGCACACGACATCTCGGTCGCCGCGGCAGCGCCCCGGCGACCGCGACGACGAGACACTCTCCCAGTGATCGCACGATGACCGTTCCATTCCAGAAGTACCACGGCACCGGCAACGACTTTCTAATTATCCACGCGGACGAATACGTCCCCGACAGGGCAGCACTCGCCGAGCGCGCGTGCGACCGCGACACCGGCGTCGGTGCCGACGGTGTTCTCTATCTCGCCCTGGAGGAGAAGTTCAATCCGCCCCGCGTCGTCATGACGCTCGTTCAACCCGACGGGTCGGTCGCCCCGATGTGCGGCAACGGCGCTCGCTGTGCCGCCGAGTGGGCGATGGAGCGCACGGATACCGATAGCGTGATGATCGATACCCAGGCGGGGACGCTGCGCGCCGATCGGGCGGACGACGGCGACATCGTCGTCGAGATGGGCACCGCCACGTTCGACCCGACGAAGATCCCCGTCGACGCGGACGAACAGGTGTTCGAAACGGAGATCGAAGGCCTCGAGGTGACGATGGTAAACACCGGCGTCCCCCACGCCGTCGCGTTCGTCGACGACGTAGACGACGTCGACCTCGAGGCGGTCGCACCGCCGGTTCGCTACGCGGACGTCTTCCCGAAGGGGACGAACGTCTCCATCGCGAGCCCCGACGGGTCGGGCGGGTTCCGGCAGCGAACCTACGAACGCGGCGTCGAAGCGGAGACCGAGTCCTGTGGCACCGGTGCGGTCGCAATCGCCACCGTCGCCCGCCGACTGGGGCTTACGGACGCCGACCCGGTGACGGTCTCCCCGCCCGGCGGGGACCTGCGGGTGAGTTTCAACGAGCGCGGGAACGCGACGCTCGCCGGCCCCGTCGAACACGAGTTCGACGGCGAGGTAGCCGTCGAACCGCCGGTCGAGTCGTGACGGGGACCCGTCAGGACGACGCGTTCGAGCCGATCGAATTTCTCGAGGACGCGGTTCAGTACCCCTCCCACGAGGACGTCGACCCGATGCGCGGCTTTCTCCGCGAGACGATAGAGAAGCGGGGCTTCGCGGTTCGCATCGACGACGGTGGGGCCGTAGTAGCCTCCCGTGGGCCCCCGGCCGCCGCCGCCGAGACACACGTCGTCTTGAACACGCACATCGATACGGTGTCGCCGCACGTTCCGTTCGAACGCACCACCGACGGGGGCGCCGACGTCGTTCGCGGCCGCGGATCCTGCGACGCGAAGGGCCCACTCGCGGCCATCCTCGCCGCGTTTTTCGCCGTCGAGCCGACCGACGGCCGCGTGACGCTCGCGATCACCCCCGACGAGGAAGTCCTCTCGACGGGCGCGTACGCGCTGGTCTCGAGCGAGGACGAACCGACGCGGGACGCGGACGCGGTGATCGTGGGCGAACCGACCGGCCTCGACGTCTGTACGGCCGCGAAGGGGCGCTTCCAGGGAACGATTCACCTCTCCGGGGCGAACGCCCACGCCGCCGAACCCGAGACCGGAATCAACGCGGTCGCGGCGCTAGAGCCGGTCCTGGAGTCGCTCCGGACCTTCGACGAGCGCGAGGACGCGCCACCGGCCCACCCCCAACTCGGTGCGGCCACGCTCACACCGACCGTCGTCGAAGGTGGCGGGGCGACCAATCAGGTGCCGGCGGACTGTGCGCTGACGGTCGACCGACGGAGCGTGCCGCCCGAGACAGCCGACGGCTTTCACGAGGCGCTGATTGCACACCTTCGAGCCGCCGTTCCCGACGACGTGGGCGTCGAGTTCCAGTTCACCGATCGGCCGACGCCGTTCCTCGAGGCCTGGGAGACCGATCCGGACGCTCGAGTCGTCGGTCTCCTCGCGGACGCGGCCGGCGGCGACGTCCGCCCGTTCACGGCCGCGACGGAAGCCTCGTACTTCGCCGCGGACGCGCCGACGGTCGTCTTCGGACCGGGCGTACTCGCCGACGACGAGGGGGCCGTCGCACACGCCCCGCGCGAATACGTTCGGGTCGACGACGTCAGAGCGGCGGCGCGGGCGCTCGAGACGACGCTCTCGGAACTGCTCGCGTAGCGGAACCGGGCCCCGCCCTCGCTCGATGGGTCCCGAACGGTCGCTCGCCGATACGTATCGCTCGAGTGGTACACCGAACGGTTTTGTCAACGGAAGCCCAATTGCATGTGGGTAGTTACCATGCAAAAGAACGTCGGAGGAATCGATCGCACCGGGCGCCTCGTCGTCGGCGCGGTGGCCGTGCTGGCCGGTATCGCCGCGCTGACGGGCTTCTGGGCGGTCGGAATCGTGACCGCGGTCGTCGCCCTCGTCGTCGGGGGGATCCTGCTGGTGACTGGACTGACCCGGAAGTGTCCGATCAACGACGCCGCCGGAATCGATACGACCGAGTGACGGTGCCGGCCGTGACGGGCCGTTTTCGACGGTGCTCTACGCAGACATGAGCGCTATCGCCACCACGCTGAGCCCGATGGCGGCGAGTTTGCGAGCGGTGACGGTCTCGTCGAAGGCCACGATACCGATCAGCGAACTGACGACGATGAACAGCCCGTAGATCGGCACCACGATGCTGACGGGGCCGAGTGCGAGCGCCCGGTAGTAGCTCAACAGGCCGATCGTTAGCAACACGCCGATCGCGATGAGCGTCGGCGTCTGGGGGTGACGGAGGTACGGCCGCACCCGGAGGCCCCGGTAGGCGATCACGAGGCCGACGGTGACGAACATGACCGAATTCGACAGGAACACGGCGAGCGTGCTGGGGAGGTCGGTCATCGCGACCGAGAGCAGCGGCGCGACGAGGCTGTACGCGAGACAGGCGAGAATCGACAGTTCGAGGTACCGACGCATCACTCCTCACCTCCGGCGGCGAGATAGATCGCGAGCGCGGCGACGACGATGCCGGCAGCGCGGGTCGCGGTCAAGTCCTCGCCGAGGAACGCGATTCCGATGATCGAACTCCCGACGATGAAGAGGCCGTAGATCGGGACGACGACGCTGACCGGTCCCTGTTCGAGCGCCTGGTAGTAGGCGAGGATGCCGGTCGACAGAAAGAGGCCCGCGACGTAGACGATCCCCGCCGCGGGCGTGGTCACGTCCGATGGCCGGCCCGTCCCCGTGACGACGAGGACCACGGCGGTCAGGCAGAGGAAGATCGTCGTCGAGAGAAAGAGCGCGACTGCGGGCGGCACGTCGGACGTGACGACGCTCGTCAGCGGTGCGATCAGCCCGTACGCGACGAGTGCGACGAGCACCCACAGCAGATACTCCATACCACTCGTCGATCGGCGGGCGACTTTTACGGTCCGATTCGGCTTCTCGAGCGATCGCGACGGTATCGCATTCGGTTCGCGTCGACAGCACTTTTTTAGTTACGCGTTTCGTCGCTTCGAACAGATTTACATTCGTGATCGTCGCTGGAACCGCTCTCACCGTTCCGTCGCCGCCGGCCGCGCCGTCGAGCAGCCTCGCCACGGTTCCCGGTTCCGTCCTCACGCAGGCCGTCACCGTCGCGGGAGCCTGGATGCTCGTTACGCTGATCGTCGCCACCGGGACGGTCGTTGTCGCCCCGCGATCCGTGCGGAACCGCCGAGACGAGGTGCGTTCCGACCCGGACGTCGCGTTCGCCGTCGGGTTCGTCGCCTTTTTCGGCCTGCTTCTCGGTTCTGCGCTGCCGCTGTTCGCCGGGATGGCTCTCGAGCACCTGCTGTTGATCCTGCTGGGTGCGCTCGTCGCGATACCGGGATTGTTCGCGTGTGCCGCGATGTTCGTCGTCGGGGGGTGTATTGGCGCGATCGTCGTCGGCGACGGACTCGACAGCCGGCTCGGATCGACTTCGGAATCGCTGTGGCGCTCGCTGGTGCTCGGAACGCTCGTACTCGGGACGAGCCAGCTGGTGCCGGTTTTCGGGGCGATCGTGACCATCGTCGCGGTGTGTCTCGGCTGCGGAACGATCGTCGGCAGCGGGTACGAGGCGGTGCGAGGCGAGGCGCTAGTGACGTCCTCGAGCTCCCCGTCCGCCGGTCCTGGGTCGGGCCCCC encodes the following:
- a CDS encoding M20 family metallopeptidase — encoded protein: MTGTRQDDAFEPIEFLEDAVQYPSHEDVDPMRGFLRETIEKRGFAVRIDDGGAVVASRGPPAAAAETHVVLNTHIDTVSPHVPFERTTDGGADVVRGRGSCDAKGPLAAILAAFFAVEPTDGRVTLAITPDEEVLSTGAYALVSSEDEPTRDADAVIVGEPTGLDVCTAAKGRFQGTIHLSGANAHAAEPETGINAVAALEPVLESLRTFDEREDAPPAHPQLGAATLTPTVVEGGGATNQVPADCALTVDRRSVPPETADGFHEALIAHLRAAVPDDVGVEFQFTDRPTPFLEAWETDPDARVVGLLADAAGGDVRPFTAATEASYFAADAPTVVFGPGVLADDEGAVAHAPREYVRVDDVRAAARALETTLSELLA
- a CDS encoding YgaP family membrane protein gives rise to the protein MWVVTMQKNVGGIDRTGRLVVGAVAVLAGIAALTGFWAVGIVTAVVALVVGGILLVTGLTRKCPINDAAGIDTTE
- the lysA gene encoding diaminopimelate decarboxylase, translating into MTDAAVSPPVRRLSDWDAAELESLADEYETPLYVLDLERVRENYRRVDAAFPDAEILYALKANALGDVLRALREEGAGLECASAGEAQRALEAGATGADVHYTAVNPPARDLDWVVDAWADHPELTVTAGSEDTISRLADRGYDGRLCLRVNPGIGAGHHAKVRTGAAAKFGVPAERAVDVLEDATERDFDVVGIHAHVGSGVSSDQLAAHREFVARMGDLARRVDAAIGGDGLEFVDVGGGFGVPYHEDEEPLDLESVAEATREAIGEIDARLAVEPGRYFVADAGVLLTGVNTVKRARETTVTGVDAGMTTLLRPAMYDAYHPIRNLTADVDTDGVDSSDAAVREPIPQTVAGPICESGDVFCSDRDLPASERGDVLAIGNAGAYGYEMASQYNSRPRPASVVLDGDAVFLSRRRETVDDVTRLERETRTKRGPRTDDR
- a CDS encoding AbrB/MazE/SpoVT family DNA-binding domain-containing protein; its protein translation is MSKRAKADDRGRIVIPHEIREKHGDRYRVVELDDRVELIPLKDDPIEGLRDAVGDAFDDKSIDEIKRAAHETAREDAIDDVRE
- a CDS encoding EamA family transporter encodes the protein MEYLLWVLVALVAYGLIAPLTSVVTSDVPPAVALFLSTTIFLCLTAVVLVVTGTGRPSDVTTPAAGIVYVAGLFLSTGILAYYQALEQGPVSVVVPIYGLFIVGSSIIGIAFLGEDLTATRAAGIVVAALAIYLAAGGEE
- a CDS encoding NYN domain-containing protein; the protein is MTEIHPGQRVAVLVDAQNLYHTAQSLHSRNIDYSALLEKAVQDRQLTRAIAYVIRAEAPEEESFFEALVDIGFEPKIKDIKRFADGTKKADWDVGMSLDAVTLANHVDTMVLCTGDGDFSRLCSHLRHEGVRVEVMAFESSTAEELIAEADSFLDLGDRHETFLL
- a CDS encoding 2,3,4,5-tetrahydropyridine-2,6-dicarboxylate N-succinyltransferase, yielding MSALETDIGELWERKQNDAISAETAGKDEYATLDAFLDALEDGEIRAAEKHGGSWEANEWVKRGILLNFGLRATEPREYGGVTYNDVLPLADSSGYGDRGSRNTPDGTVVRRGANVGSDCILMSPAFVNVGARVGDGTLVDSCDTVGSCAQIGDNVKLGANLLIGGVLEPVENAPVIVEDDVSLGAGCRVTSGFVVGENSVVGENTLLTPRIPVYDLVEDEILYGELPADRRAFTRFVESSIGDHDLFDGGAYKPAVVATDLETETLEATEREDALRE
- the dapA gene encoding 4-hydroxy-tetrahydrodipicolinate synthase translates to MTAIDLSGVFPAMCTPFDEDERIDFETLQTDAQRLEAAGVDGLVPVGSTGESATLTHDEHVRVVEAVIEAVDDVPVIAGTGSNNTREALELSERAAEADADGLLLISPYYNKPEQRGLVEHFRTIADAVDLPQIVYNVPSRTGRNIEPDTAVELASHENIAGYKAASGDLGQIGEITERTTDEDFAVLSGDDALTLPVISVGGTGTISVAANVEPELTCAMVGAALDGDYERARRLHHELGPLFRELFVETNPIPVKEAMEIRGYGPARMRSPLTRLADEYREGLEAVLADLERDTTAVVDAAEGDR
- a CDS encoding EamA family transporter, whose translation is MRRYLELSILACLAYSLVAPLLSVAMTDLPSTLAVFLSNSVMFVTVGLVIAYRGLRVRPYLRHPQTPTLIAIGVLLTIGLLSYYRALALGPVSIVVPIYGLFIVVSSLIGIVAFDETVTARKLAAIGLSVVAIALMSA
- a CDS encoding M48 family metallopeptidase; amino-acid sequence: MTDFGLKVRMAVVGSILFAFYMLVGAFGLAMFGFGAWPLVLLGLLVLPVIQYKIGTWSATRRAEEMPEEGQYRDVHRMTESLCQDMGIDKPKLMVMQMGVPNAFATGRKGNGVVVVSTELLTLLQRDELEGVIAHELAHIKNRDVLAMVLGSSIAMMVGWVAYMVYMFGGERNIGSIFVGMIISNVAQMLVMIFVLAISRYREYVADDDASQYIGSGDPLARALEKISQGSQGRESQLDDSVSALCIFNADRSLLEKVFATHPPMEKRIEKLRG
- a CDS encoding PUA domain-containing protein, translated to MSDPSDGHAGLPDLRTIADYQFGAGAGDALFPPADSLTIKRTTSGRPQQIHAEAGRIVSFGTDGRFTLGLEGGRRLHAGLAPPAYRVVVDDESEPFVRDEKNVFAKFVLEAGAEIRPGDEVLVVHERGELLAVGTAQLAADAILDFETGMAVNVREGAPAEP
- the dapB gene encoding 4-hydroxy-tetrahydrodipicolinate reductase; its protein translation is MTVRLGVTGATGRMGREVIAAATAREDCEVVFAVNRRPDEETVDGVEVESAAEFDSLVVDREPSVVIDFTGPESAVDYAEACADAGVAFVTGTTGFDDDGREALEAAAEDVAVLHAPNFARGVRALVNAVGEAVRNLPGYDVELVETHHNGKRDAPSGTANRLLSEIEANGDFTDRTHGREGDAPRETGEIGVHALRAGDITGEHEVVLAGNHEEVRLTHRAEDRGVFAAGAVDAAVWIAGQKAGSYDFADVIAE
- a CDS encoding type II toxin-antitoxin system VapC family toxin, producing the protein MIYADTDFFIALVKDDDWLQDRAAEIALENEGEIYTSRATLLELLVISDRFEFDRMEALTYALEIAAVPEDEDVLFQAADYMEQDELTAFDAYHVAYADEDPLVSSDKSFDDVTDGRIAIEAVELE
- the dapF gene encoding diaminopimelate epimerase, whose protein sequence is MTVPFQKYHGTGNDFLIIHADEYVPDRAALAERACDRDTGVGADGVLYLALEEKFNPPRVVMTLVQPDGSVAPMCGNGARCAAEWAMERTDTDSVMIDTQAGTLRADRADDGDIVVEMGTATFDPTKIPVDADEQVFETEIEGLEVTMVNTGVPHAVAFVDDVDDVDLEAVAPPVRYADVFPKGTNVSIASPDGSGGFRQRTYERGVEAETESCGTGAVAIATVARRLGLTDADPVTVSPPGGDLRVSFNERGNATLAGPVEHEFDGEVAVEPPVES